The proteins below come from a single Esox lucius isolate fEsoLuc1 chromosome 7, fEsoLuc1.pri, whole genome shotgun sequence genomic window:
- the mrps17 gene encoding 28S ribosomal protein S17, mitochondrial isoform X1, with translation MSVKQASVHAKWVIGKVIGTKMQKTAKVRVTRLVLDPYLLKYYNKRKTYFAHDALQQCTVGDIVLLKALPERRTRHVKHELAEIVYKVGNVVDPLTGKRVAGNEFLEPLTESTDSLEQQEGMTLTEKLQKLNISTATLSSETSALPTTAGVP, from the exons ATGTCTGTGAAGCAGGCATCGGTTCATGCCAAATGGGTCATAGGCAAAGTGATCGGGACCAAGATGCAGAAGACAGCCAAAGTTAGAGTCACCAGGCTGGTTCTGGACCCCTACTTGCTCAAG TACTACAACAAGAGGAAGACCTACTTCGCCCATGATGCTTTGCAGCAGTGCACTGTGGGAGATATTGTCCTTCTGAAGGCCCTGCCAGAGCGCAGGACAAGGCATGTAAAACATGAACTGGCAGAAATAGTCTACAAAGTGGGCAACGTGGTGGACCCACTGACTGGGAAGAGGGTGGCAGGAAACGAGTTTCTAGAGCCCCTAACCGAGTCTACAGACAGTCTGGAACAACAAGAGGGGATGACACTAACAGAGAAACTACAGAAACTCAACATTTCAACTGCTACCCTTTCTAGTGAAACCTCTGCCTTACCAACAACAGCAGGAGTGCCATAG